The genomic segment AGTTCAGAATATTATTAACAGCAGGAAATGATGCCGACGATCGGGGATGGGGGTGCTGGTGGGATCCCCTGTAGCTCTTTGGAGACTGTGAGAGGGAAACAGGATGGGGAGGAAATTTAGGAAGAGAGGCAGCAGTAAGGGTAGAGGttccagaggcaggaaggagatgGTGTCGGTGGTGGGAGTGGGGCAAGTGGGATGGCTCCTCAGCTGGAGCAGAATGTTCCTGATGGAGCAGTGAGTCAAAAGAAAATCTAGAGAGAGTGGTGGGGGGATTAGCATTCCCCCAAGCATTCCCCCAAGCAGCATTCCCCCAAGCAGAGCCACTGAAGGTTGACCAGGGAAGGCAGCATTTTAGGAGTATGCCTCTGGCGGAGGCACGCAGTGTCGAGAGGTTGTAGGGTCAGAGGCAAGGAGGCCATTACTGTCAGAAAGATTAggggtaagaaagagaaaagaggaaccCGCAGGCAGGCCCCGGCGTCCAGGTGACCGTACctgctcccctcccatccccacagGTGAAGCAGAACCTGCTCAACGTCTCCTACCACATCGCGCAATACACCAGCATCATCGCCGACCTGCGGGGCGAGATCGAGAGGCTCAAGCGCAAGATGGACAAGCAGGGTGGGCGGGGCCAGGCCCACGGCCGGCTGGGGCGGGGCGACATCTGCCACATCCAAGGTGTGCGTGTGGGTCTGTGTTAGTGGGAGCCCGTCTCCCGAAGCCCGTCCAGCCCGTCTCAAATTGCTCAGGGGTCAGGCAGGGCCGGGTTCAAAGCTAGACTCAGATTCTTTCTGGCTGGGTAGCCTTGGGCTAGTCATCAACCACTCTGGGCCTTCAGTCCTTCAATGGTCAAATGGAATCGCGATCTCTGCTTCAGAGACTCGACCTGAGGGTTAGGTGGTATCACACGAGTGAGTGGCACGTGGGCATTTAGCTGCGTGGGGCGTCACTCTCGGGGCTGCAGCGCAGGGCTCCGAGACTGTGCCTGGCATCGCCAGAAGGGATACAGAGCTCATACACTTTCTGTATTTGCTATGATGATTTTCCAAAGTGTCTAAAGGGCACCTTTTATTAGTTGACAGAAAGGTGCTCTAAAGGCTGGCGGAAGCCCAGTTCATACAGAGAAGCTGGGAATCACCTTTGGGTCATAGCCTGAAGACTCAATGCGGAAGTGGGATGTGGGAGGGCTGTGGTAATCTAGGAGGTCTTTCTGGGGAGGTGCTTGCACAGGAAGTCTtttgggaagaaagagaggggaggGCCCCAGGTAGCCCAGACTTTCCTGGCCTGACCCTTCCTCCTCCACTGGCCTCCCCCACCTGCCGTTCAATGGCCAGCCAAGGTCCAGCTGCACAGCGAGAAGGGTGAGCAGGCTGAGATGGGACAGCTGCGGGAGCAGCTCATCAGCGCCTTCCAGGAGCAGATGGACGTGCGGAGACACCTGCTGGAGCTGGAGAACCACGCCATGGAGGTGCAGATCGACACCTCCCGCCACCTGCTCACCATTGCAGGGTGAGCACCCccggcctggggcaggggctgggagcttgGAGATGCACGCCGTGCCTCCCACCGTGGCCTGAATCCCGGGTCTCCCTCGGGGGTGGGGCTGCGGCAGCTGGGAGCACGAGAAGTCACGCAGGGCACTCAAGTGGAGGGAGGAGCAACGCAAGGAGTCCTACACCAAGGACGACAGTGAGAAGGACTCGGACACAGGCGATGACCAGCCAGACATCCTGGAACCCCCTGAGGTGGCCTGCGCCCGGGAGAGCATCGCTGCCCTGACGGGGGAGCAGAAGAAGCTGCGAAAGCAGAAGGTGCCTGGGGTTTGGGAGAGTGGGTTTGAGAGGCCCCagcaggaaggggctgggggaggcctgggagctgggagctcagGCCACAAATCCCCTGTGACCTCACTGAACTCCTTCACCTCCTTGTGCCTCTCttactcatctgtaagatgggagtAGTCAGCCCTAGTagggttgttgggaagattaaacaAATGCCTTTCACATACCAAGGACTCAAAAAATGGTAGCCAATATCATAATTAGGATTTTCCAGATCTCTGCCCTCTGTTCTGGAGCATATCCTGGCCAGGGGGTTTCAGGGTACCGTGAGCCCTGAGGGCATCAGCTGGGCTGGGGCTCAGCAGATCCACGGAGCTGGTTCCAGGGATGGGTTGTGGTCAGGACGGCAAGAAGGTAGGCAGAGACGGGCCCTTCAGGGGCAGCCCCTGGTTGCAAGGCCCGAGAGGCAGCTTCGAGGGTGGGCCTCGGAACGGGGCTTCAGCCGGGAGCCCAGAGTCCGGGGACTGGAGGCGCGGGGACAGGCTCAGCGGTGGGCGAGAGCCCGCCTGGCGCTCACCCCGCTTGGTCCCCAGCTGACGCTGGAGCAGCGCTGCCGAGAGCTGCGCGCGCGCGGCCGGCGCCTAGAGGAGACGCTGCCGCGGCGCATCGGCTCCGAGGAGCAGCGCGAGGTGCTCAGCCTGCTGTGCCGCGTGCACGAGCTCGAGGTGGAGAACACGGAGATGCAGTCGCACGCGCTGCTCCGCGACGGCGCGCTCCGCCACCGCCGCGAGGCCCTGCGCCGCCTGGAGCAGCACCGCAGCCTCTGCGACGAGATCATCCAGGGCCAGCGGCAGATCATCGACGGTAGGGCCCGCGCCCCGCGCGTCCGAGCCGCCCACGGGCCCCATCGACCCGCGGAGGGCCCGAGGGCACGCGctgagccctgcccctcccctggcagACTACAGCTTGGCTGTCCCGCAGCGCCTGCAGGAGCTGTACGACGTGTACGTGCGAGCGCAGGACGAGGGCAGCCTGGAGCGGGCCGCCATCATGGACCGCGTGGCCTCTGGGGCCCTGCAGGTGGGCGCCTCGGGCCTGAGCACGCGCACACGCGCTAAGGGAGGGGCCGATGGCCAGGGCAGTGCGTGCAGGTCGTTGGCATATGTTGGTGGGACCAGGCTGGCTGGTCCCCAGGGAGCTGACTCCTTCCTTCTTATCCCACCCAAAGGCTCGCCAAGCCTGAGTAAGCTTCCTTTCTCGGCGTATTCTTCTCTGGCACTTGTCCCCACCCAGGGTCTGAAGGTCAGGTTTGGCTATCTGAGATATGACAAATGGCCCCAGACGCCCTCCCAGGAGACCAGGCCACCAGGCAGTGCCACGGGGGATGCCTGGCCTACCACAGCTTGTCCCTGGGGACCGAGAACAAGCCCACTGCCCTCTGGGGCTCCCAGCCCCTATTACAGCCCCAGACACCCTGTGTGCCTTTGTCACCCTGTGCTGTTACCGGCCCAGGACCAAGTCTTCTGactgccccttccccacctccccaggacaGCTCCTTGCCCAAAATTAGCAGAGCAGGAACCTTGCCGACCCCAGAGTCTGACCCAGAGAGCGTGAAGACGCTGAGCTCCGAAGCCCAGCTCCTGCAGGGCAGCTTCCTGCCTCCGATCAGCACAGAGAGGTGAGGCCAGGGGCCACTTTCTGCCAGTCCTTCCTGCCTGAGCCACCACGGGCTGTGTCCCAGAGATGCCAGCCCAGATTAGGGCTTCCTGGGGGGGATGGAGCAGGAACGAAAGGGGGCAGGTGGCACAGGTCTGGAGCCAGGACTTTTGGGTCCTCTCTCCCTTTACACAACAGCTCCCCcctagggtgggggtgggaccgCAGTGGGACCAGCCTGGTCAACAGATGCCCATCCTCCTCTGCCAACCTCAGTGAAGCCAACCACGTGTCCAAGGCCAGTTCCGGGGCCTGGCAGGTGAAGAGCTCCTctgtgcccaccccaccccccatccagaTTGGCAGCCTGGTGACGCAGGAGGTGAGCACTGAGCGCCGCTGGCCCGATGGGCTCCTCTGCTGCAGGTGGGAGCACCAGGGTGGACACCCAGTGGTTGGGATGGAGCCTTTCCAAAACAGCCCCCTGGGGACATAGGGTCCCTGCTGTGtccagtggcttctcttcccAACCAATTCGTCTCACAGGCCCCCACTCAGGACAGCCTGGGCAGCCTGAGCGGCCGGATCAACTCCTCCCCTGACAGCAGTGAGAACCTGTCAGAGATCCCTTTGTCCTGCAAAGGTgtgccccctgcccaccctgtcAGCCTGAGCCTGGCATCGTCCAAACTGCTCAGATCACCCAGCCCAgagccccttccttccctctgcacTGCTAAGTACACCCATGCGTCGGGTGCTGACCGCTCTAGAAAGAGAGGCACCAGTGCCCAGAGAGGATTAACGACCTGCTCTGTCCACACAAAGCTGGGGGCACAATCAGAAACCGGAATGGGGAACACATGGCGCTTAGGATCACGCCCCACCTTCCCACTCAGAAATAATTGTAAGAGCAAATATAGACCGAACCCCTACGCCCTGGCCATAGGCTATGCCCGTTATCTCAGTTACTCCTCataacctgggacttccctggcggtctagtggttaagactctgcgcttacactgcagggggcatgggttcgatccctggtcggggaactaaggctcggccaaaaaaaaaaaaaaaaatcctcacaagCCAGTGGGGTTAGTTTACagatccccagtttacagatgaaagTAAGgctccccagtttacagatgaaagTAAGGCTcagaaacttgcccaaagtttcTTAAACAGCAAGCAAGGGGGGATGCTTTGGCAGAGAAGGGGTGTTGGAGGTGCAGGAGGGGGAGGAATATGTGGCCTTGATCCCCGGTTGGGTGCTCCTTTGTCCTGCCGCAGAGAGGAAGGAGATCCTGACGGACACCAAGTGCATCTCGGTGAAGGCTGCCCGGCGACGCTCTCGGGCCCTGGGCGCCGAGGGGCGCCACCTGCTGGCACCCAGCATGGAGCGCAGCAGCCTGTCCCTGCACTCGCTGAGCGAGGCTGACGATGCGCGGCCCCCCGGCCTGCTGGCCTGCAAGCGGCCACCCAGCCCCATGCTGCAGCACGCTGCCAGTGAGGACAACCTGTCCAGCAGCACGGGTGAGGCCCCATCCCGGGCCGTCGAGCATCATGGCGATGGCCCCGGGCCCTGGCTGCGTGGCCAGAAGAAAAGCCTGGGCAAGAAACGGGAGGAGTTGCTGGAGGCAAAGAGGAGGAAGCGGAGGTCACAGTCctttgaggtcacagggcaaggGGTGAGTCCAGGGACAAGGACTGGGTGGTCTGGGCCCCTGCCTTGCTGGTGGGGCTCTGAGGGCTGGATTGCTCCCGCGGCCCCAGGGTAGCCCTAGCTGTGCACCACCCTCCATGCCGTATCCCCCCAAGCTGGCATAGCTGCCGGGGCAGACCCCTGCATCAGATCCGCATGCGGCTCCCACCTCACGTCACTGCTCTTCAACCAACACAGCTCTCCCGCCCCAAGACACACCTCCTGGGGCCCCATCCCGCGCAGAGCATCTCGGACCACAGGGTGCAAGTGTGCGGGCACCCAGCCTCTGGTACCCGGCATCTGGGAAAGGTCTCCCTGCCTATGGCCAAGGTCAAACTCCCTCCAAGCCAGAACCCAGGTCAGTACCAGCAAAGGAGGGAATGGGAGGGGAGCGCCTGGTCAGCCCAGGGAGGAAGCATGTGGAGCTCCCTGCCCTATGGCTGCCCCTTGCTGGAAACAGGGTTCTTGAAGAATATTTGTGGGGCTGGCACCTTGGGGGTGTGCCCCTAGGGAGTTCAGAGCCACTGGGTGATCAGAGGGGACGGAGGGGCATTCCTCAAGCACTGCTCGTGGCCCTTCCCCTGTTGCAGGCCCTGGGGACTCCTCACCCCTCGCTGTCCCCTCCAACCCAGCTGGTGTTTCCCAGCGGGCTACCCGGGGGCCCCGCCTGCCCCATGGCAAAGATGGACGCTTCCAACATAACTGAGGGGCCCTGCCTGGAaccggccctcctgcccccaAGACTGAATGGGGGGTAGCAGGAAATGGGAGATGGAGGCTGGGCAGACGGGGGTGCCCTGCGAGCAGGAGCTCAGGATCTCAGAAGGCGGGGGCTCCTGAGACCCCGGAACGGTGAGGGTGCCTGCCCAACACTTCCGTGCTTGCGGTGCCACTGGGAAAGGGAGGTGAGCCCAGGAAGCACGGCGGGATGGCAGGGCTCCCTGGCCTCCCAGCCCTGgacagaaaaccctgctgccaaAACCCCGTTCTGAGACCTGTGGCCCGACTTGGCCTCAGAAATGGGGGGGGAGGGAACTGTTAATGGGACAGGGCTCCTGGGCCCACATCTGGGGCAGGAACATTCCCATGCTGTGCTTGGGGTCGGGGAGGGAATCTGGTTTTGTTACTTAGCAGTGGCTTCCGCCCCCACCAAGCCCCCTTTTTAACAATAAAATCCCGTTTGAGTCTTGATGGTTGTGTTGGAAAGCAGACCTTGTCTGAAATGTGGGGTGACCATGACTGATTAAGATTCAACCCaactcccctcccaccaccaccaccaccccctagTGCCCTCTGGCTGGTTGTACAGCACCAACCTACAAACACCTGGGGGAAAGCAGTTTTCCTCTAGACCCTGAGGTCTTTCCCCAGGAAGGGCGGGGCTGTAAGGCCCATTcacatcccctccccccagccttcccccctccccagaccccctCCCAGGAGAGGCCAGAGACTTGGGGTGGTCCACAAGCCAAATGAAGTGGTTACCCCCTGCAAGTCGGGACTCAGAAGTTGCTCAGCTAAGCCCCCCAGCTTCAGGGTGAGGAGCTCCCACAGTGGTACCCAGTGCCGTGACCAGTTGGATGCTTTTAGCTGCCCTGTTCCCTGTGGAGGTGGGGCCCTCAGGGAAAAGCTAAGAAAGACGGGGAGCCCCTGACCTGTGCAGCCCTCCTTGGACGGCTTTTACCCATGAACTGGGTGGTTTAATCATCCCCTCGCCTCTCTGAGCATTGGTTTATTCTACCGTGTTACCTTCAAGTCAGCATGAAATCAGCTCCTGAAACCAGGCATCTGGTCTACCACCCCTCAGCTGGATTCCACCCAAGGGGCCAGGGTGGGCACCTCCACTGGCCATGCCACTCCTGGTCCCTCTGGCCCATCTCTGCCGGGCCTGTATTTCCCGATCCAGAGGCCTCAGGGACGCCGAGCTTCCCGCCCCGGGCCCCGCTTGGCTACTTGGGGGTCCGGATGAGGGGGTGGTAGACGGGCTTCACGATGAGGTGCAGGTGCAGGGCGTTCTCCACCAGGTACTCGGAGTTGCGCCGCTGCAGGTCGGCGTGCGCCAGGAAGTCGCCGGCCTCCTCGCTGCTCTGGTGAAAGCTGTAGGCGTGGCGGACCAGCAGGCGGCCGTGCTGGCGCGTCCCCACCAGCACGGTCTTCTGGAAGCTCACGCCCGCCGCGTCGCCGCCGCTGCTGGCCGGCGTGACCACGAGCCGCGGCCGGCCGTCCTCGGGGCGCGCGAGGGGCAGCGCGGTGCCCGCGGCATCCGCGTAGACGGGCCGCAGGCTGACGGGCAGCCAGCGCGGCGAGAAGAGCACGTTCCACGTGACCCGGCGGCCCGAGTCGTGGCCGCTGGGGCCCAGCTGCGTCTGGAAGCTGGTGCTGCGATCGTCGCGGGCCGGGTTGTTGATGACCCACGGGGCGCCCCACGCGGGCGCGAGGTAGTTGCGGGGCAGGAAGGAGCTGCCGTTGACGTCGAAGAACTTGGCATAGTGCAGCGGCGAGGCGGCGTGGAACTGGTAGGCCTGCAGCAGGAGGTCGGCCACCGCCGGGCCGTGGCGCGCCAGGGCTGCCGAGCGCGCCTGCAGCTGGAACAGCTGCGCCGGCGGGATCATGGGGTAGCGGATGGAGCGCAGCGCCCGCTCGGCCACGGCGGGGGGCGGCCGCGCGCGACCCAGCCACGCCTCCAGCGCGTGGAACAGCTCCAGCTCGTCCTGCAGCACCAGGTCCGAGCGCGGCAGCAGCTGCGCCAGCAGCTCGGGGCTCACGGCTCCCCACTCGGCGCTCCCCGCCACGGCCGACAGGTTCCAGGCCAGGAACTGCAGGCAGCTCTGGCGCAGGGCCTCGTCCCCGGTGCTCACCGCGTAGTGGTACCAGCCCACCGCCGGGCCCGCGCCGCCCGCCAGGTGCGCGCGCATGTAGTCGGCCACGCCCCGCTGCAGGGAGGACACGCCGTACTTGGTGGCCAGCCTGTGCAGGGGGATGGCCTGCGCCAGCAGCACGATCAGTTCGCCGCAGTAGAGGTACCTGCCGGAGAGGCGCAGAGATGGGGCGCGGTCAGGGCGGGCGGGCCCACCCCGACCCCACCCAGAGCCGCTTTCTGGGTCCAGAGGGCCCCGGCCTTGGTCAGAGACCATCATGGTCAAGGGCGCCAACAGAAGGGCCCTCCCAGGCCCATCCGACCTCACGGCCTCTTCTTTCCGTTTCTCGTGGGGACATGGAAATAGCATGCATGTATCGAGCACCTACTAGGTGGCGAGCTCTGTGCTAGAAGAAGACAGATGTAGCGCCTGCCATTGCGAGGTTTACTATCTGGACTCCCATGCCGCCAGCTGCTCGCTATGAGGGTGGGCACCATTTCACTGCGCTGTTTGCCTCTGGGACTAAAAGatgtttcccaggctcccttaGAGCGAGTGCGGGCACGTGACTGAATTCTAGCCAATGAGATGTCCGCAGAGGCACAGAGTGGGATTGGGGGAAGGCTGGTTAAATAGAACTGACTGGGGTGGCGGGGAGACCCTTTGGCCCTTCTGTGTTATCCCTGTTCCCGTTGCCCGGAAGTTGGAAGCAATGACCCGAATTCTGCAGCCATCTTATCTAAGCCGTCAAATCAGGGTCACTTTCTCAGGCTAGAGTGTGAATGGTGCCCCACTAGCAGGAGGCAGGAGATGGGGCAGAGAGATGGCTAACGTTTTTAGCTCCCTAGCCCTCTGGTTCAAGACGGGGCCAGACACCAAAGCCACCCGGAGACATTAAAATAAGAAACGACTGcttgggggacttctctggtggtccagtggctaagactctttGCTCCCAACGCGGggggtgggttcgatccctggtcagggagctggatcccgcatgccgcagctaaagatcccacgtgccacaactaagacccggcgcagccaaataaataaataaattttttttttaagaaaggaaagaaacgaCTGCTTGGCCCAACCCTAGACGGGAAGCCCAGGATCCAGGGTGGGGCCCGGGAATCTacagtttttaaaagctctcaGGGCCAGATTTGGAAACAGCTCTGAGGGTGACTGGTAAGTGACATCAAAGCACACAGAGCCTCCAGGCAAGGGCAGGGGAGTCACGCTGCATTTTGCAGGAGTGCagtggaaggagggaagaaggaggcgGTTGCACGGTCATCCTAATGACATCCAGGGAATGGGCATGATGTCTGCGAAGATCCAGGGCTTCCATCACCCTGTGAGTGGAGAAGCCAGGGGCTTGGAAAGTCCTGGAGTCTTCCCCCTGATCCTTCCCCACCTGATGAACTTGTCAAAGACAGCAGCACCGTCCCGGGGCTCCTGCAGCACCACCTCGCTCTGGTTACTCAACAGCTCCCGGAACAGCTCACTGTGCAGTCCCAGCAGCAGGCGGTGGGCGTGGAAGACTCGGACCTCGTCGGTGCCCGCAGCCTGGACCCGCAGCACCACGTCGCTGGCATTGCCCTGCCGCAGCAGCTCCTGCAGGCGTTGGAGCAGCGTCTGGGAGTGGTTGATGGAGGTGCCCGTTGACTCCCCGCCGACATCGGTTTTCTGGGCTGCAGCAGGAAGGAACACGGCACAGCCTGAGAAGGCACCCGGGCCCCGGGCAGCAT from the Delphinus delphis chromosome 19, mDelDel1.2, whole genome shotgun sequence genome contains:
- the KIF19 gene encoding kinesin-like protein KIF19, whose product is MKDSGDSKDQQLMVALRVRPISVAELEEGATLIAHKVDEQMVVLMDPMEDPDDILRAHRSREKSYLFDVAFDFTATQEMVYQATTKSLIEGVISGYNATVFAYGPTGCGKTYTMLGTDHEPGIYVRTLNDLFCAIEETSNDMEYEVSMSYLEIYNEMIRDLLNPALGYLELREDSKGVIQVAGITEVSTVNAKEIMQLLLKGNRQRTQEPTAANQTSSRSHAVLQVAVRQRSRVKNVLQEVRQGRLFMIDLAGSERASQTQNRGQRMKEGAHINRSLLALGNCINALSDKSSNKYINYRDSKLTRLLKDSLGGNSRTVMIAHISPASSAFEESRNTLTYAGRAKNIKTRVKQNLLNVSYHIAQYTSIIADLRGEIERLKRKMDKQGGRGQAHGRLGRGDICHIQAKVQLHSEKGEQAEMGQLREQLISAFQEQMDVRRHLLELENHAMEVQIDTSRHLLTIAGWEHEKSRRALKWREEQRKESYTKDDSEKDSDTGDDQPDILEPPEVACARESIAALTGEQKKLRKQKLTLEQRCRELRARGRRLEETLPRRIGSEEQREVLSLLCRVHELEVENTEMQSHALLRDGALRHRREALRRLEQHRSLCDEIIQGQRQIIDDYSLAVPQRLQELYDVYVRAQDEGSLERAAIMDRVASGALQDSSLPKISRAGTLPTPESDPESVKTLSSEAQLLQGSFLPPISTESEANHVSKASSGAWQVKSSSVPTPPPIQIGSLVTQEAPTQDSLGSLSGRINSSPDSSENLSEIPLSCKERKEILTDTKCISVKAARRRSRALGAEGRHLLAPSMERSSLSLHSLSEADDARPPGLLACKRPPSPMLQHAASEDNLSSSTGEAPSRAVEHHGDGPGPWLRGQKKSLGKKREELLEAKRRKRRSQSFEVTGQGLSRPKTHLLGPHPAQSISDHRVQVCGHPASGTRHLGKVSLPMAKVKLPPSQNPGPGDSSPLAVPSNPAGVSQRATRGPRLPHGKDGRFQHN
- the BTBD17 gene encoding BTB/POZ domain-containing protein 17; the protein is MLRLGYTKPGSWASFWAILTLVGLVTRAAQKTDVGGESTGTSINHSQTLLQRLQELLRQGNASDVVLRVQAAGTDEVRVFHAHRLLLGLHSELFRELLSNQSEVVLQEPRDGAAVFDKFIRYLYCGELIVLLAQAIPLHRLATKYGVSSLQRGVADYMRAHLAGGAGPAVGWYHYAVSTGDEALRQSCLQFLAWNLSAVAGSAEWGAVSPELLAQLLPRSDLVLQDELELFHALEAWLGRARPPPAVAERALRSIRYPMIPPAQLFQLQARSAALARHGPAVADLLLQAYQFHAASPLHYAKFFDVNGSSFLPRNYLAPAWGAPWVINNPARDDRSTSFQTQLGPSGHDSGRRVTWNVLFSPRWLPVSLRPVYADAAGTALPLARPEDGRPRLVVTPASSGGDAAGVSFQKTVLVGTRQHGRLLVRHAYSFHQSSEEAGDFLAHADLQRRNSEYLVENALHLHLIVKPVYHPLIRTPK